A single window of Anaerocolumna chitinilytica DNA harbors:
- a CDS encoding metallophosphoesterase — protein MIKIIGALLLLLLLIEYIRNLKPQITRITVESDRLGEAFDGLTMVVLADLHNYSYGKENEVLIKQIDSIKPDIVLIAGDMLVRKAPKKYETAYRLLKVLSRKYPIYYGMGNHEQSLACEREEYAALFKNYADKLTKDGIVLLDNESITLKRKKSTLKITGLSIEKPYYGKSRIPKMPGDYIENLVGKCESECYNILIAHNPAYFENYVAYGADLILAGHVHGGIIRIPFLGGMLSPQYRFFPKYDAGRFSEKGSTMLISRGLGLHTLKFRIGNRPELMTVVIKRK, from the coding sequence ATGATAAAAATAATAGGAGCACTTCTTTTACTCCTTCTTCTCATAGAGTATATAAGAAACCTAAAACCGCAAATCACAAGGATAACAGTGGAATCAGACAGGTTGGGTGAAGCCTTTGACGGTTTGACTATGGTTGTTTTAGCGGATCTTCATAATTACAGTTACGGAAAAGAGAATGAAGTATTAATAAAGCAGATAGATTCCATTAAACCGGATATTGTATTAATAGCGGGGGATATGCTGGTAAGAAAAGCACCAAAGAAATATGAAACCGCTTATCGGCTGTTAAAAGTATTGTCCAGGAAATATCCCATTTATTATGGAATGGGTAATCATGAACAGAGTTTAGCCTGTGAAAGGGAAGAATATGCAGCTCTTTTTAAAAACTATGCTGACAAGCTTACAAAGGATGGAATCGTTCTTCTGGATAATGAAAGCATTACACTAAAACGAAAGAAAAGTACACTTAAGATAACCGGCTTGTCCATTGAGAAACCTTATTATGGTAAATCCAGGATACCAAAGATGCCCGGGGATTATATTGAGAATCTCGTAGGAAAGTGTGAATCTGAGTGTTATAATATATTAATTGCTCATAACCCTGCGTACTTTGAGAATTATGTGGCATATGGCGCTGACCTTATTTTAGCGGGACATGTTCATGGAGGAATTATTCGAATTCCCTTTCTGGGAGGTATGCTGTCTCCTCAGTATCGTTTCTTTCCAAAATATGATGCAGGGCGTTTCTCTGAAAAAGGAAGCACTATGTTAATATCAAGAGGACTGGGACTTCACACCCTGAAATTCCGAATAGGAAACCGCCCGGAATTAATGACTGTAGTGATAAAGAGAAAATAA
- a CDS encoding spore germination protein → MTLLHDDKNHITALFSKNLDENIDTLSALFENCADVVKRKFSVGGINQVDIFIIYIDNMIDKELLEMNTLLQLFRDLKDMPVTEQFDYIKNQGIQTVDLVEVTTISELVGQILSGDTVILVNGYDKALRVSMRKAPNRGVPTSENEVTVRGSKESFSEAFFINRVLLRRRIKDTNLKMKQYKIGTRTLTDVAVCYLDGVAKPEVVAEIERRLSEYEIDGILDSGMLEQLTERNTYSPFPEFQSTERPDKAAAALLDGRVVVLVDNSPVATILPTTLNSFFQASDDAYTRWEVATFLRLLRYVAAFITIALPGLYVAVLNFNSELLSPAMALSFSAARGGVPFSVLVEVIIMEISFQMLLEAGVRMPGPMGGTLGVVGGLIIGQAAVTANIVSPIVVIVIALTAISAFTVPNEPFASAFRIIRYFILALSAFLGLFGFIIGITCMLIHLGGLKSFGMPYMVPFAASGINHGTDTKDGLVRFPFRKLRRRPLYSEKDERTKLVKKEGESSDEDEKGEES, encoded by the coding sequence ATGACTCTTTTACATGATGATAAAAACCATATAACAGCACTTTTTTCAAAAAATCTGGATGAAAATATCGATACCCTCTCCGCGTTGTTTGAAAATTGTGCGGACGTAGTAAAACGGAAGTTTAGTGTAGGCGGAATCAATCAGGTTGATATTTTCATTATATATATTGATAACATGATTGACAAAGAGCTGCTGGAAATGAATACTCTGCTGCAATTGTTCCGGGATTTAAAGGACATGCCGGTAACTGAACAATTTGACTATATTAAAAATCAAGGGATTCAGACAGTGGACTTAGTAGAGGTTACCACTATTTCAGAACTTGTAGGCCAGATCCTCTCCGGGGATACGGTTATTCTAGTCAACGGTTATGATAAGGCCCTTAGAGTTTCTATGCGAAAAGCGCCTAACAGAGGAGTTCCTACCAGCGAAAATGAGGTTACTGTAAGAGGCTCCAAGGAAAGCTTCAGTGAAGCATTCTTTATAAACAGAGTACTTCTAAGAAGAAGAATCAAAGATACAAATTTAAAGATGAAACAATACAAAATCGGAACCAGAACACTTACGGATGTGGCTGTCTGCTATCTGGATGGGGTAGCAAAACCGGAAGTGGTTGCTGAGATTGAACGGCGATTAAGTGAATATGAGATAGATGGCATATTAGACAGCGGTATGTTAGAACAGCTTACGGAACGCAACACCTATTCGCCTTTTCCGGAATTTCAATCGACAGAAAGGCCGGACAAGGCAGCTGCAGCCTTATTGGATGGAAGAGTTGTGGTTCTGGTAGATAACTCTCCTGTTGCGACTATACTTCCTACCACACTAAATTCCTTTTTCCAGGCATCCGATGATGCCTATACCAGGTGGGAAGTAGCCACATTTCTTCGACTTTTGCGTTATGTAGCTGCATTTATTACCATAGCACTACCCGGGCTTTACGTGGCGGTATTGAATTTTAATTCGGAACTTCTATCACCGGCTATGGCACTTTCCTTTTCAGCGGCAAGAGGAGGAGTGCCCTTCTCGGTACTAGTTGAAGTGATTATCATGGAAATCAGTTTTCAGATGTTATTGGAAGCGGGAGTCCGAATGCCGGGACCTATGGGCGGAACCTTGGGTGTTGTAGGAGGACTTATTATTGGACAAGCTGCAGTGACCGCCAATATCGTAAGTCCTATAGTAGTAATTGTGATTGCATTGACAGCTATTTCAGCTTTTACGGTGCCGAATGAACCTTTTGCATCTGCTTTTCGTATCATTCGTTATTTCATATTGGCCTTATCTGCTTTTCTTGGATTGTTCGGGTTTATTATTGGAATAACATGTATGCTGATACACCTTGGCGGTCTGAAAAGTTTTGGAATGCCTTATATGGTTCCTTTTGCTGCTTCAGGTATTAATCACGGTACGGACACAAAGGATGGATTAGTACGTTTTCCTTTCAGGAAACTCAGAAGAAGACCTTTATATTCTGAAAAGGATGAAAGAACCAAGCTGGTAAAGAAAGAAGGAGAATCATCAGATGAAGATGAGAAGGGAGAAGAATCATAA
- the scpB gene encoding SMC-Scp complex subunit ScpB, with amino-acid sequence MEINQIKAAIEAILFTMGEAVELERLSAALGHDKDTVKRILHSMMDDYDKEERGVRIIELEDSYQMCTKTELYESLIKITHIPKKHILTDVLLETLSIIAYKQPITRIEIEAIRGVKSDHAVNKLIEYNLVGEVGRMDAPGRPILFGTTEEFLRSFGIHSLEDLPIITSDKVEDFKLEAEEEVQLRLDI; translated from the coding sequence ATGGAAATAAATCAGATTAAAGCAGCAATAGAAGCAATTCTTTTTACTATGGGAGAAGCGGTGGAACTGGAAAGGCTTTCAGCTGCATTGGGACATGATAAGGACACCGTAAAGAGAATATTACATTCCATGATGGATGATTATGACAAGGAAGAAAGAGGAGTTCGTATTATTGAATTAGAAGACTCTTATCAGATGTGTACGAAGACTGAACTGTACGAATCTCTCATTAAAATTACACATATACCCAAAAAACATATCCTTACGGATGTACTTTTAGAGACATTGTCCATTATTGCTTATAAACAGCCGATTACCAGAATAGAAATTGAGGCAATACGTGGGGTGAAGTCAGATCATGCTGTCAACAAATTGATTGAGTATAATTTGGTTGGTGAGGTGGGAAGAATGGATGCCCCCGGAAGACCAATATTATTTGGAACGACGGAGGAATTCCTTCGAAGCTTCGGAATTCATTCCTTGGAGGACTTGCCTATCATAACCTCAGATAAGGTGGAAGATTTTAAATTAGAAGCTGAAGAAGAGGTACAGCTTAGGTTGGATATCTAA
- a CDS encoding segregation and condensation protein A, whose protein sequence is MDISFKLEVFEGPLDLLLHLIDKNKVNIHDIPIVLITEQYMDYVNHMETKDLNIMSEFLVMAATLLNIKSKMLLPKDEKRDVVEEDPRQELVERLLEYKMFKYISLELKDKELDAGRTFFKNPSIPDEIKDYEEKVDVSTLLSDLTLAKLHRIFETVMKRQVEKIDPIRSKFGKIEKEEGNLSDKMEEVSKYGKLHKNFSFYQLLLGQRNKTEIIVTFLAILELMKTGEIVIKQDNLFDDIMITYNDLVVLS, encoded by the coding sequence ATGGATATTTCATTTAAACTGGAGGTGTTCGAAGGACCTCTGGACTTGCTGTTACATCTTATAGATAAGAATAAAGTAAATATACATGATATTCCTATTGTTTTGATAACAGAGCAGTATATGGACTATGTAAATCACATGGAGACAAAAGACTTAAATATCATGAGTGAATTCCTTGTTATGGCAGCCACACTCCTTAATATAAAATCCAAAATGCTGCTGCCAAAGGATGAAAAACGTGATGTAGTCGAAGAGGATCCCAGACAGGAACTGGTTGAGAGATTATTGGAATATAAGATGTTTAAATACATATCCCTGGAACTTAAGGATAAAGAATTGGATGCCGGAAGAACTTTCTTTAAGAATCCAAGCATTCCGGATGAAATTAAAGATTATGAAGAAAAGGTCGATGTAAGTACCCTCCTCTCGGATTTAACCCTTGCTAAGCTTCATCGTATATTTGAAACTGTAATGAAGAGGCAGGTAGAAAAGATTGACCCTATTCGAAGCAAATTCGGTAAAATCGAGAAAGAAGAAGGAAATCTATCAGATAAGATGGAAGAAGTATCGAAATACGGAAAACTTCATAAAAATTTCTCCTTCTATCAGCTATTATTGGGTCAGCGCAATAAAACAGAGATTATTGTTACTTTCCTAGCTATTCTGGAACTTATGAAGACCGGGGAGATTGTGATAAAACAGGACAACCTGTTTGATGACATTATGATTACATACAATGATTTAGTAGTTTTATCATAA